In Bacteroidia bacterium, one DNA window encodes the following:
- a CDS encoding COX15/CtaA family protein, whose protein sequence is MSNSTLNNNRPLILWLYSGCFLVFTMVIIGGITRLTGSGLSITEWNVVTGTLPPMNEAKWQEEFVKYQQIPQFKLLNADFTLSDFKNIYWWEYLHRLIGRLMGFAFIIPFLFFLYKKQISRTLLPKLLFILALGAWQGFLGWYMVKSGLVNNTHVSHYRLAIHLTNAFITFGYIYWVILGLKAKATPINNHVSKSIKTLSLTTFLILIIQIIYGAFVAGTHAGFMYNTWPMMGDKWIAPDVGEVLANNGLISLIDNPLSVQFIHRTVALILLALVLYIWLKRKNPTWNLNSVQIQSTNIVMLFILIQVLLGIFTLLFVVPVWLGVTHQAMAFLIFAAMLFQVYHMYHTQTHKQSNM, encoded by the coding sequence ATGAGTAATTCAACATTAAACAACAATCGTCCCTTAATTCTCTGGCTATATAGTGGATGTTTTTTAGTTTTTACAATGGTTATAATAGGCGGCATTACACGTCTAACAGGTTCAGGATTATCTATTACGGAATGGAATGTGGTTACAGGCACGTTACCTCCAATGAACGAAGCAAAGTGGCAGGAAGAATTCGTTAAATACCAACAGATTCCACAGTTTAAACTATTAAATGCAGATTTTACCTTATCAGACTTTAAAAACATTTACTGGTGGGAATATTTACATAGACTAATTGGCAGATTGATGGGATTTGCATTCATTATTCCCTTTCTATTTTTCCTATATAAAAAACAAATTAGCCGTACCCTATTACCAAAACTACTTTTTATTCTTGCGTTAGGTGCGTGGCAGGGATTTCTTGGTTGGTATATGGTAAAAAGCGGCTTAGTGAATAATACACACGTGAGCCATTACAGACTTGCTATACATCTAACCAATGCCTTTATCACTTTTGGATATATATACTGGGTGATATTAGGTCTCAAAGCAAAAGCAACCCCCATTAACAACCACGTATCTAAATCTATCAAAACATTGAGTCTTACTACTTTTTTAATATTGATAATTCAAATTATCTATGGTGCATTTGTCGCGGGCACTCATGCCGGATTTATGTACAACACTTGGCCCATGATGGGAGATAAGTGGATTGCTCCTGATGTAGGAGAAGTATTGGCGAACAATGGATTAATAAGTCTGATAGATAACCCACTCAGTGTACAATTTATTCACAGAACAGTTGCTTTGATTTTACTGGCACTCGTTTTATACATTTGGTTAAAACGCAAAAACCCAACTTGGAATCTTAATTCAGTTCAAATTCAATCTACCAATATTGTAATGTTATTCATTTTGATACAAGTTCTACTCGGGATTTTCACTCTACTATTTGTTGTACCGGTATGGCTGGGTGTAACGCATCAAGCAATGGCGTTTCTCATTTTTGCAGCAATGTTATTTCAGGTATATCACATGTACCATACACAGACTCATAAGCAAAGCAACATGTAA